A window from Variovorax sp. PBL-E5 encodes these proteins:
- a CDS encoding sulfite exporter TauE/SafE family protein yields the protein MLWICAITVSGFLIGATGIGGVLVVPVLHELRGIDFRASIAAASLAFGLPGVMALWRMRSERGVLTKDELLLIGATIPGALLGGLFVHAAETRLLLGALGIATLASGFWGLRKQKATGTAPPLPGALACTAGCAVGFGSALTGTGGPVVLWPVMMAARQELRSSLLVAQAIQLPISICASAIHTASGGIDLKLSAIVGAILVLGALAGQTASVFLSARLLRMAVCLLLIATGSFYVYRVLA from the coding sequence ATGCTGTGGATTTGCGCGATCACCGTGTCCGGATTCCTGATTGGTGCGACGGGCATTGGTGGGGTACTCGTCGTGCCGGTCCTTCATGAACTTCGGGGCATCGATTTTCGCGCGTCGATCGCGGCGGCATCGCTGGCATTCGGTCTTCCCGGCGTGATGGCGCTCTGGAGAATGCGAAGCGAGCGCGGTGTGCTCACGAAGGACGAACTGCTGCTGATCGGCGCCACCATTCCGGGCGCATTGCTTGGCGGACTGTTCGTGCATGCAGCCGAAACCCGCCTGCTGTTGGGTGCACTGGGGATCGCGACGCTCGCAAGCGGCTTCTGGGGATTGCGAAAGCAGAAAGCGACCGGGACCGCGCCGCCCTTGCCCGGAGCCCTGGCGTGCACCGCGGGATGTGCCGTGGGTTTCGGTTCCGCGTTGACAGGCACCGGTGGCCCGGTCGTCCTGTGGCCGGTCATGATGGCGGCGAGACAGGAACTGAGAAGTTCGCTGCTGGTGGCGCAGGCCATCCAGCTTCCGATTTCCATCTGCGCATCGGCCATCCACACGGCTTCCGGTGGCATCGATCTGAAGCTGAGCGCCATCGTCGGCGCCATCCTCGTCCTGGGTGCGCTGGCCGGCCAGACGGCCAGCGTGTTCCTGTCGGCCAGGCTGCTTCGAATGGCCGTTTGCCTGCTGCTCATCGCGACGGGAAGCTTCTACGTCTACCGTGTCCTGGCGTGA
- a CDS encoding substrate-binding domain-containing protein, giving the protein MTSDRFIPRRRAFAASMLGAGAALMAGASPAQAQTAGKGRTYYYASQLLGHPYLLDCHLGMRYAAKAFGADIRTVGPQGWDPVGHASAVEQAIAKKPAGIVTSLWEPGAVPAIKRAMSQGIPVIVIEATVPDNGALSFIGMDNYACGADTAKALIKFAGKKGKYVASGNWGASNTDAKVKGLTDYLKANSEWELVGRVDDKASTEAAIASSKAMFNTYKGLNAVVGLDSSSGSGIALAAEEMDVDLGKITVVVHDRESPVLEYIKKGLIKGSVINKTALQCFAAVQMLESYNSPNGLAGVPISADNKAAGVVAAPQQVFMGTELITRETVDLFNHQKIPQYRS; this is encoded by the coding sequence ATGACATCCGACCGCTTCATTCCCCGTCGCCGCGCCTTCGCCGCATCGATGCTCGGCGCCGGCGCCGCACTGATGGCCGGCGCTTCGCCCGCGCAGGCGCAGACGGCCGGCAAAGGCCGCACCTACTACTACGCGTCGCAACTGCTCGGCCATCCTTACCTGCTCGATTGCCACCTCGGCATGCGCTACGCGGCCAAGGCCTTCGGTGCCGACATCCGCACCGTCGGCCCGCAGGGCTGGGATCCGGTGGGCCATGCCTCGGCCGTCGAACAGGCCATCGCGAAGAAGCCCGCCGGCATCGTCACCAGCCTGTGGGAGCCGGGCGCGGTGCCCGCCATCAAGCGCGCGATGTCGCAGGGCATTCCGGTCATCGTGATCGAGGCCACGGTGCCCGACAACGGCGCGCTGAGCTTCATCGGCATGGACAACTACGCCTGCGGCGCCGACACGGCCAAGGCGCTGATCAAGTTCGCCGGCAAGAAGGGCAAGTACGTGGCCAGCGGCAACTGGGGCGCATCGAACACCGATGCCAAGGTCAAGGGACTCACCGACTACCTCAAGGCCAACAGCGAATGGGAACTGGTCGGCCGCGTCGACGACAAGGCCAGCACCGAAGCCGCGATCGCGTCCTCCAAGGCGATGTTCAACACCTACAAGGGCCTCAATGCCGTGGTCGGGCTCGATTCGAGTTCGGGCAGCGGCATCGCGCTGGCGGCCGAGGAGATGGACGTCGATCTCGGCAAGATCACGGTGGTCGTGCACGACCGCGAGTCGCCGGTGCTGGAGTACATCAAGAAGGGGCTCATCAAGGGTTCGGTCATCAACAAGACCGCGCTGCAATGCTTCGCCGCCGTGCAGATGCTGGAGTCGTACAACAGCCCCAACGGCCTGGCCGGCGTGCCGATCTCGGCCGACAACAAGGCCGCGGGTGTGGTGGCGGCGCCGCAGCAGGTGTTCATGGGCACGGAGCTGATCACGCGCGAGACCGTGGACCTGTTCAATCACCAGAAGATTCCGCAGTACCGCAGCTGA
- a CDS encoding amidohydrolase family protein gives MKTRIENGTVVLWRHGRHEVVEDGVVLMDGGSIAAVGTRAEVLEQAGADADALIDASGRLVIPGFVNTHLHVTDTPFTRGYLEEATNLSVDAKETNYGTLYRMLPAVRHAIDPEAQLIAAECALAELARTGSTTVVELGYDYEVGGDGDIRITEKIAETAMRVGLRMYSGPRYRAMHYGHAPQGKVWYEHYPFEGRKRFRDCVDFCTSWDGRFDGRLRTLLAPGQIDTCDPDLLRETRRVANAHKLLIQVHAGQSPNEYQRIGAEYGMTTVEYMQHTGLLGPDMMIGHGQIMTADGNLASLKPDEVAALRDSQTTVVHLPWVKARRGGVINSIHKYAGLGIRQSLGTDTFPFDMFNDMRMAATVCRIVEHSADVAQSRDIFTMATVGGADALGRPDLGRLAAGCKADVVLVRIDTFKAAPLYDPFKFLVLAATGEDVDQVIVEGRTIVKGGEPLHVNRREAVRRLNDAAHAVHRKIAQELG, from the coding sequence ATGAAGACAAGGATCGAGAACGGGACGGTGGTGCTTTGGCGTCACGGCAGGCACGAAGTCGTCGAAGACGGCGTGGTGCTCATGGATGGTGGCTCGATCGCTGCGGTGGGAACCCGCGCCGAAGTCCTCGAGCAGGCCGGTGCCGACGCGGATGCGTTGATCGATGCTTCGGGGCGTCTGGTCATCCCGGGCTTCGTCAACACGCACCTGCATGTCACCGATACGCCTTTCACGCGGGGCTATCTGGAAGAAGCCACGAACTTGAGCGTCGATGCGAAGGAAACCAACTACGGGACGCTCTACAGGATGCTGCCTGCGGTGCGCCATGCGATCGATCCCGAGGCGCAGTTGATCGCCGCGGAATGCGCTCTTGCGGAGTTGGCGCGCACCGGCTCGACGACCGTGGTGGAACTTGGCTACGACTACGAGGTCGGCGGCGATGGTGACATCCGGATCACCGAGAAGATCGCCGAGACCGCCATGCGGGTCGGGCTGAGGATGTATTCCGGACCCCGCTATCGGGCCATGCATTACGGGCATGCACCGCAGGGAAAGGTCTGGTACGAGCACTACCCTTTCGAGGGCCGCAAGCGTTTTCGCGATTGCGTGGACTTCTGCACTTCCTGGGACGGACGCTTCGATGGCCGGCTGCGTACGCTGCTGGCGCCGGGCCAGATCGACACCTGCGATCCGGATCTGCTGCGGGAGACCCGGCGCGTCGCGAATGCGCACAAGCTGCTGATCCAGGTGCACGCCGGTCAGTCGCCCAACGAGTATCAGCGCATCGGCGCGGAATACGGCATGACGACTGTCGAGTACATGCAGCACACCGGACTGCTCGGGCCTGACATGATGATCGGCCACGGCCAGATCATGACGGCCGATGGGAATCTGGCATCGCTGAAGCCCGACGAAGTCGCCGCATTGCGCGATTCGCAGACGACCGTCGTGCACCTGCCGTGGGTCAAGGCCCGGCGCGGCGGCGTGATCAATTCCATTCACAAATACGCCGGGCTGGGCATTCGGCAGTCGCTCGGCACCGACACCTTCCCGTTCGACATGTTCAACGACATGCGGATGGCTGCGACGGTGTGCCGCATTGTCGAACACTCCGCAGACGTCGCGCAGTCCAGGGACATCTTCACCATGGCCACCGTCGGCGGAGCCGATGCGTTGGGGCGTCCGGATCTGGGGCGGTTGGCTGCGGGGTGCAAGGCCGACGTGGTCCTGGTGCGCATCGACACCTTCAAGGCCGCGCCTCTCTATGACCCGTTCAAGTTCCTTGTGCTTGCGGCAACCGGAGAGGACGTCGACCAGGTGATCGTGGAGGGTCGAACGATCGTGAAGGGCGGCGAGCCCCTGCATGTGAACAGGCGGGAAGCCGTTCGCCGGCTCAACGATGCGGCCCATGCCGTGCATCGGAAGATCGCCCAGGAACTCGGCTGA
- a CDS encoding FAD-binding oxidoreductase — MNAEVDAHAERRQRLLSAIGGAIAAGGAPLGLAKRTSNLFRDRAEGARQRLDLSEFDHVIEVDGAAGLVQVEGMTTYESLVASTLARGAMPAVVPQLKTITVGGAVAGVGIEATSFRHGLVHHTLKEFDVLLPDASIVTCTPDNAHRDLFFGFPNSYGSLGYALRLVLRTLPVKPCVRVEHARHANPDDFFAALARACESDADFVDGVVFGPQSLVLSTARFVDEAPSPSDYGFERIYYRSLLDTPVDHLRTHDYLWRWDTDWFWCSKNFGAQHPWVRRLFGRSHLNSRTYTRLMRLNARWGLTKRLAHWRGVVPESVIQDVDIPIASAPGFLDFLLREIGILPIWICPVRAPDTTSPFTLYPLDDGLYLNFGFWDVIESREPHEAGHFNRLLEQEVLRLGGIKSLYSDSFFTRDEFARAYGMASYEALKARYDPAGRAPHLYDKCVLRA, encoded by the coding sequence ATGAACGCTGAGGTCGATGCCCATGCCGAGCGAAGGCAGCGGCTGCTGTCTGCGATCGGCGGCGCCATCGCGGCCGGCGGTGCGCCGCTCGGTCTCGCCAAGCGCACGTCGAATCTTTTCCGGGACCGTGCGGAAGGCGCCAGGCAGCGGCTCGATCTGAGCGAGTTCGATCACGTCATCGAGGTGGACGGCGCCGCCGGCCTGGTGCAGGTCGAAGGCATGACGACCTACGAATCACTGGTCGCGTCGACGCTCGCGCGCGGCGCGATGCCGGCCGTGGTGCCGCAGCTCAAGACGATCACGGTCGGCGGCGCGGTGGCCGGCGTCGGCATCGAAGCGACCTCGTTCCGGCACGGCCTGGTTCATCACACGCTGAAGGAGTTCGACGTGCTGCTGCCCGACGCGAGCATCGTCACCTGCACGCCCGACAACGCGCACCGCGATCTCTTCTTCGGCTTCCCGAATTCGTACGGCTCGCTCGGCTATGCACTGCGGCTGGTGCTGCGCACGCTGCCGGTCAAGCCTTGCGTGCGCGTGGAGCATGCGAGGCACGCGAACCCGGACGACTTCTTCGCCGCGCTCGCGCGTGCATGCGAAAGCGATGCCGACTTCGTCGATGGCGTCGTCTTCGGGCCGCAGTCGCTGGTGCTCAGCACGGCCCGCTTCGTGGACGAGGCACCGTCGCCGAGCGACTACGGCTTCGAGCGCATCTACTACCGCTCGCTGCTCGATACGCCGGTCGACCACCTGCGCACGCACGACTACCTCTGGCGCTGGGACACCGACTGGTTCTGGTGCTCGAAGAACTTCGGCGCCCAGCATCCGTGGGTGCGTCGCCTGTTCGGCCGCTCGCATCTGAACTCGCGCACCTACACGCGGCTGATGCGGCTGAACGCGCGATGGGGTCTGACGAAGCGGCTGGCGCACTGGCGCGGCGTGGTCCCGGAGTCGGTGATCCAGGATGTCGATATCCCGATCGCTTCGGCACCCGGCTTCCTCGATTTCCTGCTGCGCGAGATCGGCATTCTCCCGATCTGGATCTGCCCTGTGCGCGCGCCCGACACGACATCGCCCTTCACGCTGTATCCGCTCGATGACGGCCTGTACCTGAACTTCGGATTCTGGGACGTGATCGAGAGCCGCGAGCCGCACGAGGCGGGCCACTTCAATCGCCTGCTCGAGCAGGAAGTGCTTCGGCTCGGCGGCATCAAGTCGCTCTATTCGGACAGCTTCTTCACGCGCGACGAATTCGCGCGCGCCTACGGCATGGCGTCCTATGAGGCGTTGAAGGCGCGCTACGACCCCGCGGGCCGCGCGCCGCATCTCTACGACAAGTGCGTGCTGCGCGCGTGA
- a CDS encoding SDR family oxidoreductase — MNFTSVTAAEKDVQPSPQGGALAGRVAVVTGGSSGIGLAIARLLSRQGARIAVLARDDELLALARSRSAQGAPRHRWLVASGDVGRAADVEGFMASVEQDLGDIDIVVSNAGFHHAGAIEDVSHEAWRRVFDTHVGGAFLFSRAAFAHWKRRRRGGCLVFVASKAGVAASPGVVAYASAKAAQLQLARCLAEEGGPHGIRVNCVLPDGVIRGTGIFDDAQRAANARRHGVAPDALEHYYAQRNALKTSIGPEDVARAVLFLCSETHSATITGASLTVDGGLCAAYAR, encoded by the coding sequence ATGAATTTCACTTCCGTCACCGCCGCAGAAAAGGACGTGCAGCCTTCGCCGCAGGGCGGCGCGCTGGCCGGCCGGGTGGCGGTCGTCACCGGCGGCTCGTCGGGCATCGGGCTCGCCATCGCGCGCCTGCTGTCGCGACAGGGCGCGCGCATCGCCGTCCTGGCGCGCGACGACGAGTTGCTCGCCCTGGCGCGCAGCCGCTCGGCGCAAGGCGCTCCGCGTCATCGCTGGCTGGTCGCCTCGGGCGATGTCGGTCGTGCGGCCGATGTCGAAGGCTTCATGGCCTCGGTCGAGCAGGATCTGGGCGACATCGACATCGTGGTGAGCAATGCCGGCTTCCATCACGCGGGCGCCATCGAAGATGTCTCGCACGAGGCCTGGCGCCGCGTCTTCGACACGCATGTCGGCGGTGCATTCCTGTTCAGCCGCGCCGCCTTCGCACACTGGAAGCGGCGCCGGCGCGGCGGCTGCCTGGTCTTCGTGGCCAGCAAGGCGGGCGTGGCCGCGAGCCCGGGCGTCGTCGCCTACGCATCGGCCAAGGCCGCGCAATTGCAGCTCGCGCGCTGCCTGGCGGAAGAGGGCGGCCCGCACGGCATCCGCGTCAACTGCGTGCTGCCGGACGGCGTGATTCGCGGCACCGGCATCTTCGACGATGCCCAGCGCGCCGCCAATGCGCGCCGGCACGGCGTGGCGCCGGACGCACTGGAGCACTACTACGCGCAACGCAATGCGCTCAAGACCTCGATCGGGCCCGAGGACGTGGCCCGCGCGGTGCTGTTCCTGTGCAGCGAGACGCACAGCGCCACCATCACCGGCGCCTCGCTCACCGTCGACGGCGGCCTCTGCGCTGCCTATGCGCGCTAG
- a CDS encoding VOC family protein encodes MIRIREIDHLVLRVADLEAMLRFYCDALGCTIERRQDALGLVQLRAGSSLIDLVPVDGELGRAGGAAPGPQGRNMDHFCVRVEPFDEAEIRQHLARHGCAAGALAQRFGAEGEGPSIYVTDPEGNVVELKGPPSR; translated from the coding sequence ATGATTCGCATCCGCGAAATCGACCATCTCGTTCTGCGTGTCGCGGATCTCGAAGCGATGCTTCGCTTCTATTGCGACGCCCTGGGATGCACCATCGAGCGCCGCCAGGATGCATTGGGACTGGTTCAACTCCGCGCCGGCAGTTCGCTCATCGACCTGGTGCCGGTCGATGGCGAACTCGGTCGCGCCGGCGGCGCCGCGCCGGGGCCGCAGGGTCGAAACATGGATCATTTCTGCGTGCGGGTCGAGCCCTTCGACGAGGCGGAAATCCGGCAGCATCTGGCCCGCCATGGCTGCGCCGCCGGCGCCCTGGCGCAAAGGTTCGGCGCCGAGGGAGAAGGGCCGTCGATCTATGTCACGGATCCCGAGGGCAATGTGGTCGAGCTCAAGGGGCCGCCGAGCCGCTGA
- a CDS encoding MurR/RpiR family transcriptional regulator: MTTQLDRTGVLNTIRQAQSQLNPALKRIAGHVLKHPDIVKTQSIKDLAEVCEVSESTITRFVRAIDVPSYQQLKIGIAEALSTHGQGAPAPHDAFVYDDISASDTNAQIVKKILFRNISALEDTAQRLDLKLLDKVATAIDRSDTLAFFAMGSSTLAAENAVMRFMRVGKRCLFYKDQGVQQISATTLAKSSIAFAISNSGRTIPVVEALRAARARGAVTVAITSYPDSPLAQTASITLLTNTTEAAVGNAPYHEAMLSKMAQLLVTDVMYSRFAVKHVGKSIAALKDTNAVTEGSRYK; encoded by the coding sequence ATGACCACCCAGCTCGACCGGACCGGCGTGCTGAACACGATCCGGCAGGCGCAGAGCCAGCTGAATCCCGCGCTCAAGCGCATCGCCGGCCATGTGCTGAAGCATCCCGACATCGTCAAGACGCAGTCGATCAAGGATCTTGCCGAGGTGTGCGAAGTGTCCGAGTCGACGATCACGCGCTTCGTGCGCGCCATCGACGTGCCCAGCTACCAGCAATTGAAGATCGGCATCGCCGAGGCGCTGTCGACCCACGGCCAGGGCGCGCCGGCGCCCCACGACGCCTTCGTCTACGACGACATCTCCGCGTCGGACACCAATGCGCAGATCGTCAAGAAGATCCTCTTTCGCAACATCAGCGCGCTCGAGGACACGGCGCAACGGCTCGACCTGAAGCTGCTCGACAAGGTGGCGACCGCGATCGACCGCAGCGACACGCTGGCCTTCTTCGCGATGGGCTCCTCGACGCTGGCGGCCGAGAACGCGGTGATGCGCTTCATGCGCGTGGGCAAGCGCTGCCTTTTCTACAAGGACCAGGGCGTGCAGCAGATCTCGGCCACCACGCTGGCCAAGAGCTCGATCGCCTTCGCCATCAGCAATTCAGGCCGCACGATCCCGGTGGTCGAAGCGCTGCGCGCCGCGCGTGCGCGCGGTGCCGTGACGGTGGCCATCACGTCCTATCCGGACTCGCCCCTGGCGCAGACCGCGAGCATCACGCTGCTGACGAACACCACCGAGGCCGCGGTCGGCAACGCGCCGTACCACGAAGCCATGCTGTCGAAGATGGCGCAGTTGCTGGTGACGGATGTGATGTACTCGCGCTTCGCCGTCAAGCATGTCGGCAAGTCCATCGCGGCGCTCAAGGACACCAATGCGGTAACCGAAGGCAGCCGCTACAAATAG
- a CDS encoding SAM-dependent methyltransferase, which translates to MIFTRRLRETLEGIGTRAGITFAARLPDGSEFVAGQGAPAFTADFHTRGAVLGVLARGHMGFVEGYFNQTIDVEGDLGAALAAGMVSRFDQSGGLNALENRLHEWRHSNRDPGRAKDNARAHYGLGTPFYKLWLDEALMMYTCGYWPEGTRTLEEAQRNKVDHVCRKIQLRQGERFIDIGCGFGGFMFRAHETCGATGVGLNAATEQVDWLRDEIERRGLGAILQVREADFREVDGPYDKVVSIGTLEHAGRDQIPEVVRAHADFLKPGGLGLLHFIGHVGRFETELFIRKHVFPGGWIPCLADVIVEMERSGLEVIDIENLRRHYAPTLDAWAERFEARWDAIHALDPKRFDERFRRIWRTYLIGCAEMFRSANGYTHLFQIVFCKGNVTRSNYPMSRAHLYER; encoded by the coding sequence ATGATCTTCACACGCCGCCTGCGCGAGACGCTCGAAGGGATCGGCACGCGCGCGGGCATCACTTTCGCGGCCCGGCTGCCGGATGGCAGCGAGTTCGTCGCCGGCCAGGGCGCGCCGGCCTTCACGGCGGACTTTCATACCCGGGGCGCCGTGCTGGGCGTGCTCGCACGCGGCCACATGGGCTTCGTCGAAGGCTATTTCAATCAGACGATCGACGTCGAAGGCGACCTCGGCGCCGCGCTGGCCGCCGGCATGGTGTCGCGCTTCGACCAGAGCGGCGGGCTCAACGCCCTCGAGAACCGGCTGCACGAATGGCGCCACTCGAACCGGGACCCAGGCCGTGCCAAGGACAACGCGCGCGCGCACTACGGGCTGGGCACGCCGTTCTACAAGCTCTGGCTGGACGAGGCGCTGATGATGTACACCTGCGGCTACTGGCCCGAAGGCACGCGCACGCTGGAGGAGGCACAGCGCAACAAGGTTGATCATGTGTGCCGCAAGATCCAGCTCCGGCAGGGCGAGCGTTTCATCGACATCGGCTGCGGCTTCGGCGGCTTCATGTTCAGGGCGCACGAGACCTGCGGCGCCACCGGCGTCGGGCTCAATGCCGCCACCGAGCAGGTCGACTGGCTGCGCGACGAGATCGAGCGCCGCGGTCTCGGCGCCATCCTGCAGGTGCGCGAGGCGGATTTCCGCGAGGTGGACGGCCCCTACGACAAGGTGGTGTCGATCGGCACCCTCGAGCATGCAGGCCGCGACCAGATTCCCGAGGTGGTTCGCGCGCATGCCGATTTCCTCAAGCCGGGCGGCCTCGGCCTGCTGCACTTCATCGGCCATGTCGGCCGCTTCGAGACCGAGCTTTTCATCCGCAAGCATGTCTTTCCCGGGGGCTGGATTCCGTGCCTGGCCGACGTGATCGTCGAGATGGAGCGCAGCGGTCTCGAGGTGATCGACATCGAGAACCTGCGCCGGCACTACGCGCCGACGCTGGACGCCTGGGCCGAGCGCTTCGAAGCGCGGTGGGATGCCATCCATGCGCTGGACCCGAAGCGCTTCGACGAACGCTTCCGGCGCATCTGGCGCACCTACCTGATCGGCTGTGCCGAGATGTTCCGCTCCGCGAACGGCTACACGCACCTGTTCCAGATCGTCTTTTGCAAGGGCAACGTGACGCGCTCGAACTATCCGATGAGCCGCGCGCACCTCTATGAACGCTGA
- a CDS encoding Bug family tripartite tricarboxylate transporter substrate binding protein — translation MSTVEKPSLTLTRRRALAAVASAALPCTGAWAQGGFPSKTITIVVPYPPGSASDLLARMLQPRLADAFKQAVIIENKGGASTNIGTEYVSRAAPDGHTILFQAPNIATNEFAFGGLHWKREDFAPVALMVRWSNVLVAGPSAPTRDLRQLVAVSKSSDGLNYGTPGVGSLSHLAVEMLKARTGLRMEHITFTGTAPMITALVGGHIQYGVTNPASFMSQVKDGRLAPMVVLSTQRDATTPDVPTLADFGITGIESNGWLGALVPARTPASVISTINTELLKALRAPEIVAKLRDNYLEVTGSTPAEFAHFMVTENAKWGEAFKTAGIKPQ, via the coding sequence TTGAGCACAGTCGAGAAGCCATCCCTCACTCTGACCCGCCGTCGCGCCCTCGCGGCCGTGGCGTCCGCCGCCCTCCCTTGCACCGGTGCATGGGCGCAAGGCGGATTTCCCTCCAAGACGATCACGATCGTCGTGCCCTATCCCCCGGGCAGTGCGAGCGATCTGCTCGCGCGCATGCTGCAGCCGCGGCTGGCGGACGCGTTCAAGCAAGCCGTGATCATCGAGAACAAGGGGGGCGCGTCCACGAACATCGGGACCGAGTACGTATCCAGAGCCGCTCCGGATGGACACACCATTCTCTTCCAGGCGCCCAATATCGCAACCAACGAGTTTGCCTTCGGCGGCCTGCACTGGAAGCGGGAAGACTTCGCGCCCGTCGCGCTCATGGTCCGGTGGTCGAATGTTCTGGTGGCGGGGCCCAGTGCGCCGACCCGCGACCTCCGGCAACTTGTCGCAGTGAGCAAGTCTTCGGACGGATTGAACTACGGCACGCCCGGCGTCGGTTCGCTTTCCCACCTCGCGGTGGAGATGCTGAAAGCTCGAACGGGGTTGCGAATGGAGCACATCACGTTCACCGGCACGGCGCCGATGATCACCGCGCTCGTCGGCGGCCACATTCAGTATGGCGTGACGAATCCGGCGTCGTTCATGAGCCAGGTCAAGGACGGGAGGCTGGCGCCGATGGTCGTTCTCAGCACCCAGAGGGACGCCACCACGCCCGATGTGCCGACGCTTGCGGATTTCGGGATCACCGGTATCGAATCGAATGGATGGCTCGGCGCATTGGTGCCTGCTCGCACGCCTGCATCGGTCATCTCGACGATCAACACGGAGTTGCTCAAGGCCCTGCGTGCGCCGGAGATCGTGGCGAAACTCCGGGACAACTACCTCGAGGTCACTGGAAGCACCCCGGCGGAGTTCGCGCATTTCATGGTCACCGAGAACGCCAAGTGGGGAGAAGCATTCAAGACGGCGGGCATCAAGCCCCAGTGA
- a CDS encoding polysaccharide deacetylase family protein has product MARHIVCLSFDFDATSIWISRGMVSPNPISRGEFGVIGAARILALLDKYGLKSTWFIPGHTLETYPEACEAVVRAGHEIGNHGWTHLSPTAMSAEEEEAELVRANASIRKATGGDPKGYRSPVWDQTPRTVELLLRHGFVYESNLMGNDYTPYRARTPDTIDIQKPLKFGDATPLIEIPVSWSLDDAPHFELVRTPNWVQPGLMNATNVLENWVHDFLYMADTTAWGAVTYTFHPYCTGRGHRMIVLEKLIQQLIRKDAVFLRMDELASEYDERAPFSRAVHAAQ; this is encoded by the coding sequence ATGGCGCGGCATATCGTCTGTCTGTCCTTCGATTTCGACGCCACGTCGATCTGGATCTCGCGCGGCATGGTCTCGCCGAATCCGATCTCGCGAGGAGAATTCGGCGTCATCGGTGCCGCGCGGATACTGGCGCTTCTCGACAAATACGGCCTGAAGAGCACCTGGTTCATTCCGGGCCACACCCTGGAGACCTATCCGGAGGCGTGCGAAGCCGTGGTGCGCGCGGGGCATGAGATCGGGAATCACGGCTGGACTCATCTGTCCCCTACGGCGATGTCTGCCGAGGAAGAGGAGGCGGAACTCGTGCGAGCCAACGCTTCGATCCGCAAGGCGACCGGAGGCGATCCCAAGGGTTACAGGTCACCCGTGTGGGATCAGACGCCGCGCACCGTGGAATTGCTGCTCAGGCACGGGTTCGTCTACGAGAGCAATCTGATGGGGAATGACTACACCCCGTACCGGGCGCGCACGCCCGACACCATCGACATTCAAAAGCCGTTGAAGTTCGGTGACGCGACGCCGCTCATCGAAATCCCGGTGAGCTGGTCCTTGGATGATGCGCCGCACTTCGAGCTGGTTCGAACGCCGAACTGGGTACAGCCGGGGTTGATGAACGCGACGAACGTGCTCGAGAACTGGGTCCATGACTTCCTGTACATGGCCGACACCACCGCATGGGGCGCGGTGACCTATACCTTCCATCCCTATTGCACCGGCAGAGGGCACCGAATGATCGTTCTGGAAAAGCTGATCCAGCAACTGATCAGGAAGGATGCCGTGTTCTTGCGGATGGATGAACTGGCCAGTGAGTACGATGAGCGAGCGCCATTCTCGCGGGCCGTGCACGCCGCGCAGTAG